The DNA segment ATATTCATTAATCAGgctcttgtttatttgtttagtttagCTCTCCTTAAATTGAACACTGCAACCAACCAGCTCACAACCcaaaacttttactttgaaggcgAGATGTCTCTGGTTCCATCTCTGGATTTCCTTCAATTTTCATTGTACAAATTGGATAAAGAAACAAGTTGAGTCTGAGGTTCACTGAATTGGATTGTATGTCTTCATTTGATGCCAACATTTCGAACAGTGCAGGCAAACATTAACAGTGTTTAGTCAATCACCCACCCATCaacattcatttgtatttgtacatgAAAGACAATGAAATTAGGAAATACCCCCTTTTTCTATATGCAATCTTAACAACTGCAGAGGATTTATACTTCATACACTGACCAAACGTGGCTGTGGCCAAAGTGCACCACTGAACAAGCTCCATTCTTACCACATGAACTCCACTCTTGTTCTCATGGTCTCAACAATCCTCTGCTGTTTCCAACtttttcatatcaaacattagggttaggggttatgGTTGTGAATGACAAGGACCAGTGTTCGTATGAACCTTTTCTATATCAAACACTGATCTCTGACCTCAAccaagaataagaataagaaaaaatatatcaagtatataaaagtataaaaatatatcaagtttacatttcaactCAGtatcaacacattttctgtaGAGTTCATCAGTTCACCAGATTCCGATCATTTGTTTCAAAGCTTAGGTCAGTTAAATTTGTTTAATGCATGTTCTTTTGTGAAATTTAGTGAAGTCTTACTAAATTCAGTTCATTGTGGTAAAGTTCTCTTCACTGAGGTATTCTTATATATCATTTCAAGCTagctgcctctctgtctctacagCTGATCATGGACAATTTAGaacttctatcttctatcttctctTTATGCAAAACCATTTATGGAATGGTTGGAAATATGAAGACCAACAAGGAGCGCTGTCAACGAGTCACCCAAAGAGTCAAAGCCCTGGAAGATGTGGTTCTGTTAATCAAACAAAGGGGCCCGGGCCAAATGTCTTCCGCTGTGGTCAAGGCTCTGAATGAGCTCTGGATCACTCTGATTTCCACCAATGAGCTGATAAAGAAATACTCCCAAACTAAGGCTTTCTTGAACTTCGTGAAATCCAAAAGCCATGAAGAACAGTTCTACAAGATGAACGAAAGTCTCACTGATAACTTCCAGGTCCTGTCCGGAGTTCTGCAGGTCGAAAATGGGAACATGCTGTGCAAAGTCTATGACTGTGTTTCCGGAATGCAACACAATGAAGAGCTACCTCTGACTAGCCCCACAGCCCTGATGCCTCGCCCCATGCATACAGCCCCCATGCCTACAGCCCTGATGCCTACAGCACTGATGCCTCGCCCCATGCCTATAGCCCCCATGCCTACAGCCCCATGCTACAGCCCTGGCCTACAGCACTGATGCCTCGCCCACGCCCATGCCTACAGCCCCCATGCATACAGCCCCCATGCCTATAGCCCCATGCCTATAGCCCCCATGCCTACAGCCCCCATGCCTACAGCCCCCATGCCACCCCATGTATAGCATGACAGCCCTGATGCCTACAGCACTGATGCCTCGCCCCATGCCTATAGCCCCCATGCCTACAGCCCCCATGCATACAGCCCCCATGCCTACAGCCCTGATGCCTACAGCACTGATGCCTCGCCCCATGCCTATAGCCCCCATGCCTATACAGCCCCCATGCCTACAGCCCCCATGCATACAGCCCCCATGCCTACAGCCCTGATGCCCATGCCTCGCCCCCATGCCTACAGCCCCCATGCCTCTTACCTTGCCTCCAGCTAACCCAACACCATTTATGCATCTCCCAAGGCCAGTGCTTCACCCCACAACTCCAACACATAGCTTTGCGGGCCCCAGGCCAGTGTTCATTACCGCAGCTACCATGCCTAAGCAATGCATCATGCCCTACATGCAAGTATCTAGCCCCATGAACCCCATGTCTTTTAGTAGAACCATGGCCCCTATCACTCTCTCCACCACTTTTGTCCCCCAGTGTGTCCCTGCTACAATGTCCTCCTTCAATTTCTCCCCGGCCACAGCCACCATGGCCCAAATGCCTCTCATCAGACCTGTTACCATCATGACAGTTTCACCccaaaatacatacaaatatatatagtaAGAAACATTTAGTTCATCACCAACCTTCTTGTCAATCCCAGACAAGTGagtttctctctgcaggtgttCATTTTGTCTAATGAGAGTTTTACTGTGTATCTCTGAACTCACAGGTACAGTGGGTAACAGGGATGGCCAACAATCACCGGCTGTTTGTGACTGCAACATGTTTAGTCAAATCTTTTTTGCGTTAAAACAAGAGAAGCATGTTCTGTGACGTATGGgtaaaaagagggaaagaacGCAGGAAAATTAGACAAATTCATGAAATGTGACATAGGTAGTTGTGCAAAGAGTGGAATAGATGAAAACCTAAATGCTGCGTGTATGGCCACTGTTTTAGAAAAATGATCTGACAAGCACATGGGGTTGGGGTTATGTTTGAAAATAACAATTTCAAACTACTTGGTAAAGCTTTTTGTACAAAAACCAGCAGTGTAGCGTTCCTTCCAAAAATGCTGCAGATAAATACTGAAAATGTATTCTATAGAATATCTGTCAAAACCAATGTTGCACTAGATTCAGTCATGGTGAGTCATTGATTAATCAACTAATATACATGTACATTGAGAAAGGTTtgaaggttgttgtttttttaaacccaaGAGTCCTGATAACtcataatcacaataataaagAATTTCTTTCTGAACTCATGggtatattttgttttaatttaatacattcACTCTTTTTATGATTAAATGAGAATTATTTTATTGCATTCTGTGCTATATAGTAATTATTATGCAATTAGGAagtaattaataaaaaatacagtgactaattattatttcacatataAATCACTTTGAATGGTCATGTGtatacaaaatgtaaattattattgtcCTTTTGATGAGACTGAGAGGTGATGACATGTGAACTGTCCAAAGATCTGATGTATGTCTCCCAACTATATCCCAAGACTACACATGTATTTACTCTGAATGACTTCTTGTTCTTTTCACATAACTGTTAAATAGAAAATTGTCTGCTGGGCttagggctgctgatcttagcgggcgtgtacaggtcccggggcgaggccgccgccagcctgtggggcgccgagagcggccgggtgatatttcgtgccacgatgcccctaaaactcttccacacgtactccagactgctgcgcttcgacgaccgaTGCAtgagacgagccacggacaaattggcggccgtgcgagaggtctgggatgcgtgggtgtcgcggctaccgcacctggacgagcaactggttccgttcagagtttttttaaattttttttatattataattatgttatgttatgttagttatgttatgttatgttatgttatgtagatagcggctgctagtcctcgtcctcatctcttctcctcctgtttttctccctaggccggtgtccattccgtcagtacatgcccagcaagccggcgaaatacaggatcaagtcgtgggtggcctgcgatgtgaaatcaagctacgcttggaagatgcaagtgtacaccggaaagccgagcggcggacgcccagaacggaaccaggggttgcgggtagtgctcgatgtaacggagggactgcatggtcgtaacgtcacgtgcgacaattacttcacctcctacgaactcgcgcggcagctcctggagaggaagctcaccgtggtcggcactgttcggaagaacaagcccgagctcccgaccgggctgctcgcggtcaagggaagagaggtgctctcatccaagttcgcattcacgcccactgccactcttgtgtcctacatcccaaagaaaaacaggaatgtggtgctcctgagcacacggcaccctgaggccgacatcagcgaccgcgaggatgggaaaccggtcatcgtcctggactacacCTGCAAcaggtggcgtggacaacctagacaaggtgatcggaacgtacagctgcaggaggatgaccgcgcgctggcccctcgtcgtctttcacaacattctcgacgtctcttcctacaacaccttcgtgatatggagagatcaacccgactggatgccgggcaagtGGAACAAGCGGaggtgttcctagagcagctgggaaaggctctcgtgactccgttcatcgccCGAAGGAGCGCATCCCGCGcggacgcgtccgccgcggttgtgaagcctgtaaaagccgccgccaCCGCGCACAGAGCTGTTGACTACGgcgctcgacccgagtgtcggcctcctccatagccctagcagcagccccgctcgcgagtaagaggaagaggtgtcagatatgccccaggaaaaaggactgtaaaactcacaccatgtgccgcgggtgtaacaaatacatctgcaagggctgctcacttgtctattgcactacgtgtgcgtcctaatatggggtggctatgtgagggggccaacagccgggggaagcagggacaacacaagggttaaggAATAGCTGGACTCAACGTGCTGAGACCcagcaaaagtaaaaatattatttattttcaataatcaCAAATGTGCTGACAGAATACAGGAGCGGGCCTGGCTATCAACAGCAGTGAGTGCTGTAAGGTTAGGACTTCTCAGAGGCTGAGATGCTGAGACAGTTCCACCTGCAGGTACAGAGTCCAGGGCAGAGTATGACTTGGTGGTTGTACAACCTTAGAGATGCAGGTATCCTGAAGCCCCGCCCAGccaagcacagacacagacaggatgAGCATTTGAAGAGagaacacacatgcaggcctaacaaacaaatccagattaAACAGAAAAGTCCATAAAGTTAACTAACATAACAATTTGCACTTTTTGGTACTAAAAGTGAGTTTTTGAGACAAAAAAGGAGTATCTTAAATTTTCAACTCACTTTGTATTGTTACAATATCGATAGTATATGAAGATGAGCAATGTTTCATTTCCCACAGAGTTTCTTGGACTGAGATATACTCAATCATCTGCTGCCAAAAGTCTGCCAGATGACGTCACTGCTGGACTTTTAACAGCTCCCTGGCTGTGTGCAAGAACTACAACATGCACTTCCACATTTTTGCAGTTGGGTTGAGGTGCGGTGATCCTGAAAATGGAGACGACAAACTTGTTAGCTCACTCATTTCCTCTACAGCTTCTTGCCCACAGGAACAATGTATGTTAAAACAACTGCAACTAAAACATTGGTTTAGCCGAATATGAACCCACTGCTAGTATTTGTAAGCATAGAGCTGAGGTCGGCCATCCAATAGGAGAGAGGCCTGGCAGACTGGTGCATTCTGGGTGTTGtggagaaaggaaaaataatttttctgttttcttcagtAAAGTTGCaccaatttagattttttaatatCTTTCTGCAGCATACATCCTCATTAGAAGGACATCCCACCAGCAGTGAATTTAAGGACCATTATCAAAACAGCTAAAAGACATTATTAgcacaaaaaaacccacaaccCTGTACTATAGCAGAGGCCAGATACATCCCACTAATTTGAATTACATTTCACCATGGTAATTATCAGAGTTGGGACTCGTGGCTCCTTTCTGAGAgctatttaaaaacacactcttattgttttatctatacatttttttatttataagagGATGGGGGTTACTCagtttatctgcaaaataaccACCAGGATAATGATGATTATAATACATTTGGATCAGATTCAAACTAGATATCCCACCAATATATTCTTGCATGTGTGGTTTAGCAGCACTAAGTTACTAGTATTGCCAGAGCTAATCTGCATTGAAAACATTACACAAGGTAACGTTATATTTCTCTGCATTGTCAGTGAATTTAATATACTTTGAATTTACCCTCCTTATgaaatgtgtctgattttttaatagaaaaccttgttttttaaataacagcacacttgtaataacagtaacagtctataataccttctaaataaaaagggagttcatatttgtctgactgattttagTAACTGATATGaattgatgaaaaagcagccatgtgtgGTTATATAggaaattgtggatgtgatgaAATGCATCGAGATGCATCGTTGTGCATTCGAATCGTTGACTGCTGAATCGTGATCGAAACGTGAGGATAGTGAAGGTGCACACCTCTAGTGACACACAGTCATCACAGTCAcgtcagacaggcagcacctcccagcGCTTGTCCCAGTTGTGGtggtttttcttctcctgtgtgGAGGTGAGTGGTGATAAACTAAGGACTAAGCTACCAGTGCCTCCAGTTTACATCTAATTagccaaaagacaaaaacaattaaagccctcgaaaagccaattcatttgcctgaaaaaataaaataataataataatccttacaatttcaatagggcctcccatTGTCTcccactgttcggtgctcgggccctaaataTAGTTCACTTGTGCCTTgctaatgtaatgtaatgtaatacgTAATGGCATAGAAGCTAATTTACTGTACTTAAGGAGAGACACTACAGGTGAAGACAGTCAAATTTGTTTCTAATAATGACATCACAATCGGCACATTGATATGCAAATTAGGCATTAACTGATCAAAATGTGCCAATTTTCATACATTGACAATTGGCACTGCAGGTGAACAGGATTGTTAAAAATGAACTAAAACATTTCACCACAGAACTTCTCCAG comes from the Hippoglossus stenolepis isolate QCI-W04-F060 chromosome 5, HSTE1.2, whole genome shotgun sequence genome and includes:
- the LOC118109988 gene encoding uncharacterized protein LOC118109988, translating into MPHLSPDRLLDNIHSQLIMDNLELLSSIFSLCKTIYGMVGNMKTNKERCQRVTQRVKALEDVVLLIKQRGPGQMSSAVVKALNELWITLISTNELIKKYSQTKAFLNFVKSKSHEEQFYKMNESLTDNFQVLSGVLQVENGNMLCKVYDCVSGMQHNEELPLTSPTALMPRPMHTAPMPTALMPTALMPRPMPIAPMPTHDSPDAYSTDASPHAYSPHAYSPHAYSPHAYSPDAYSTDASPHAYSPHAYTAPMPTAPMHTAPMPTALMPMPRPHAYSPHASYLASS